A single window of Hyphomicrobiales bacterium DNA harbors:
- a CDS encoding Cbb3-type cytochrome oxidase maturation protein encodes MSSLAFLIPLALMLGGAALAALFWSLRSSQYDDLDGAAERIFLEPDDDRADAVALGLSRGRTGPQSELTVSQSVKNGPAVEKGLDP; translated from the coding sequence ATGAGCAGCCTCGCCTTTCTCATTCCGCTGGCGCTGATGCTGGGTGGTGCGGCATTGGCCGCCTTGTTCTGGTCATTGCGTAGCAGTCAGTACGACGATCTGGATGGAGCCGCCGAGCGGATTTTCCTGGAGCCCGACGATGACCGGGCAGACGCAGTCGCACTTGGCTTGTCGCGGGGAAGGACTGGTCCACAGTCAGAGTTGACGGTTTCCCAGTCTGTAAAGAACGGACCCGCCGTTGAGAAAGGTCTCGACCCATGA
- a CDS encoding putative RmlC-like cupin family protein (Evidence 3 : Putative function from multiple computational evidences), whose protein sequence is MSEHSQDHPHSHDDAHGAGQWKHDGVRVIKGDRLDANTAQTPGMFRQAAINHARVGAQKIWAGTVTIQPNAKTGVHHHGELESVIYVVRGKARVRWGERLEYVAEAGPGDFIYVPPFVPHQEINADPAEPLECVLVRSDNEAVVVNITDVDPVEKPEEVYWIDPIHKAPEA, encoded by the coding sequence ATGAGCGAACATTCTCAGGATCACCCGCATTCGCATGACGACGCGCATGGGGCGGGTCAATGGAAGCATGACGGTGTCCGGGTCATCAAGGGCGACCGGCTCGATGCCAACACGGCCCAGACCCCCGGCATGTTCCGGCAGGCCGCGATCAATCACGCGCGCGTCGGCGCGCAGAAGATCTGGGCCGGTACGGTGACGATCCAGCCCAATGCCAAGACCGGCGTGCATCATCACGGCGAATTGGAGAGCGTCATCTATGTGGTGCGCGGCAAGGCGCGCGTGCGCTGGGGCGAGCGGCTGGAATATGTCGCGGAGGCCGGGCCCGGTGATTTCATTTATGTACCGCCCTTTGTGCCGCATCAGGAAATCAATGCCGATCCCGCTGAGCCGCTGGAATGCGTACTGGTGCGCTCGGACAATGAGGCGGTGGTTGTCAATATCACAGACGTCGATCCGGTTGAGAAGCCGGAGGAGGTTTATTGGATCGATCCGATCCACAAGGCGCCCGAGGCCTGA
- a CDS encoding Hemoglobin, giving the protein MKGRPVPMRTVLVDGTPLPDILDEAMVHAVVHGFYGRIREDALLGPVFNAEIAPDEWPRHLDKMCDFWSSMLLRTGRYEGRPLPPHLAIPGLAEQHFRRWLTLFQATVGDLCPPDVAALFMDRALRVAHSFRLAIAFSRGENSTDVQPILQDSL; this is encoded by the coding sequence ATGAAAGGTCGCCCCGTGCCCATGCGGACAGTCCTGGTGGATGGTACGCCGCTGCCCGATATTCTCGACGAGGCGATGGTTCACGCCGTAGTGCATGGCTTTTATGGCCGGATCCGCGAAGACGCGTTGCTGGGGCCGGTGTTCAATGCGGAGATCGCACCTGACGAATGGCCCCGTCATCTGGACAAGATGTGCGATTTCTGGTCCTCGATGCTCTTGCGCACCGGCCGCTACGAGGGCAGGCCGCTGCCTCCGCATCTTGCCATTCCCGGGCTTGCCGAGCAGCATTTCCGGCGCTGGCTGACGCTGTTTCAGGCGACCGTAGGCGATCTGTGCCCGCCCGATGTAGCGGCGCTTTTCATGGATCGCGCCTTACGCGTCGCCCATTCCTTCCGCCTCGCCATTGCTTTCAGCCGCGGCGAGAACTCCACGGATGTTCAGCCGATCCTTCAGGACAGCCTATGA
- the hmuV gene encoding Hemin import ATP-binding protein HmuV codes for MSSADIVSGVAAHRPASAHARSRPDAAKLDAVDLDFSIAQRKLLDGVALALTPGECFGIIGPNGSGKSTLLRCLYAWHRPDSGSIQLNGHDLFAMDAARRACEVAVLAQHAEAGLGLTIEEVVALGRLPHRRLPKRERSQDEPAIEQALLAVDLLDWRKLPFAPLSGGEKQRVLFARALAQQPSLLILDEPTNHLDIRHQLAVLDVARRLGITVVATLHDLNIAARWCDRLCLLDQGRIRRIGPPDAVLEPALIGSVYGVEVERDQDPRMGHPRLSFHLPSRLSGQLL; via the coding sequence ATGTCGTCCGCAGACATAGTGTCGGGCGTAGCGGCGCATCGGCCTGCGTCCGCCCACGCGCGCAGCCGGCCAGATGCCGCGAAGCTCGACGCCGTCGATCTCGATTTCTCGATCGCCCAGCGCAAGCTGCTCGACGGTGTTGCCCTGGCGCTGACTCCGGGCGAGTGCTTCGGCATCATCGGGCCGAACGGCAGCGGAAAATCCACGCTGCTGCGGTGCCTCTATGCCTGGCACAGGCCTGACAGCGGAAGCATTCAGCTGAACGGCCATGACCTCTTTGCCATGGACGCGGCGCGCAGGGCCTGTGAGGTGGCCGTGCTCGCGCAGCACGCGGAAGCCGGCCTTGGGCTGACCATCGAGGAAGTGGTCGCACTTGGGCGCCTTCCACATCGGCGGTTGCCCAAGCGCGAGCGTTCGCAAGACGAGCCCGCGATCGAACAGGCGCTGCTGGCGGTCGATCTTCTTGACTGGCGGAAGCTCCCTTTCGCGCCTCTTTCAGGTGGCGAGAAGCAGCGCGTGCTCTTCGCCCGCGCCTTGGCCCAGCAACCCTCGCTCCTTATCCTTGATGAGCCGACCAACCACCTCGATATCCGCCATCAGCTCGCTGTCCTCGACGTGGCGCGGAGATTGGGCATCACGGTCGTCGCGACCTTGCATGATCTCAATATCGCGGCGCGCTGGTGCGATCGGCTCTGCCTTCTCGATCAGGGGCGCATCCGCAGGATAGGCCCGCCCGACGCCGTGCTGGAACCAGCCCTCATCGGCTCGGTCTACGGCGTCGAGGTCGAGCGAGACCAGGACCCGCGTATGGGCCATCCGCGCTTGAGCTTTCACCTTCCCAGCCGGCTATCAGGACAGTTGCTATGA
- a CDS encoding putative Tagatose-bisphosphate aldolase (Evidence 3 : Putative function from multiple computational evidences; Product type e : enzyme) gives MTAAPARHPVQNASPVDPGKQRGLQRLTTDDGFFTILALDHLIAFQTLINKDRSQVTYAETVEAKLALLRIFMADASAVLLDPAFTIGPAIGAGILPSHVGLIASIEGEGYDDFVGERRTRFRSGWTTRKIRMIGADMAKLLWFYRPEASTAADQRDVVRRLVDECAGLSLPLVVEPIWYPMQGEDVTSAQWRARRVEGIIESAHLAGELGADVLKVEFPGEVATDEDRAAALDACRRLDAGVTQPWVLLSAGVGYEAFKMQVEIACRAGSAGFLGGRSIWGEAVAAQGELPRVDAARVAGERFRELVAVTRAHGRPFRPGLSGADLTAAFPAGWYEKWQA, from the coding sequence ATGACAGCGGCTCCCGCACGACACCCCGTTCAGAATGCCTCGCCGGTTGATCCCGGCAAGCAGCGGGGGCTCCAGCGCCTCACGACCGATGACGGGTTCTTCACGATCCTGGCGCTGGACCATCTGATCGCCTTTCAAACCCTGATCAACAAGGATCGCTCGCAGGTCACCTACGCAGAAACGGTGGAAGCGAAGCTCGCGCTGCTCAGGATCTTCATGGCCGACGCGAGCGCGGTCCTCCTCGATCCTGCATTCACGATCGGTCCTGCAATCGGCGCCGGCATCCTGCCGTCGCATGTCGGCCTGATCGCCAGCATCGAAGGCGAAGGCTATGACGACTTCGTCGGCGAGCGGCGAACTCGCTTCCGCAGCGGCTGGACCACACGCAAGATCCGCATGATCGGCGCCGACATGGCGAAGCTCCTCTGGTTTTACCGGCCGGAAGCATCCACCGCCGCTGACCAGCGCGATGTGGTGCGACGGCTCGTGGATGAATGCGCCGGGCTCTCGCTTCCACTCGTCGTCGAGCCGATCTGGTACCCGATGCAGGGCGAGGATGTCACCAGCGCGCAATGGCGGGCGCGGCGTGTCGAAGGCATTATCGAGTCGGCGCATCTTGCGGGCGAACTCGGCGCCGATGTCCTGAAGGTGGAATTCCCGGGGGAAGTGGCGACGGATGAGGACAGGGCGGCGGCGCTCGACGCCTGCCGCCGGCTCGATGCCGGCGTGACGCAGCCATGGGTGCTCCTGTCTGCCGGTGTTGGCTACGAGGCTTTCAAGATGCAGGTGGAGATCGCCTGCCGCGCCGGTTCGGCGGGGTTCCTCGGCGGCCGCTCGATCTGGGGCGAGGCTGTCGCTGCGCAGGGTGAACTGCCGCGCGTGGATGCGGCACGCGTCGCTGGCGAACGTTTCCGCGAACTGGTCGCCGTGACCCGCGCCCATGGCCGGCCGTTCCGGCCGGGCTTGTCAGGCGCCGACCTCACCGCGGCGTTTCCCGCAGGCTGGTACGAAAAGTGGCAAGCATGA
- the btuC gene encoding Cobalamin import system permease protein BtuC, with protein MTSSATGAGAAVSRADPLIPLAVVLGVAVVMSTVLTVGIGAVHVPPGTALAIVREALSPTGEVANWTRGQQHIILDLRIPRALLGAMVGAGLGIVGAVLQSITRNPLADPYLFGVSSGAAVGAVAVILYTGAFLGALTLPLAAFAGALVSMAAVFVLARENGGFGTERLVLTGVAVHFVLMAATNVLIFNASDRGAEGAIFWMMGSFGNARWNILAGPLVALILGAAWVMHRARDLDALSLGDEGAHTLGVSVRNLRLEMFAATALMTGVFVAASGAVGFIGLIIPHCARWVVGARMRRTVPIAGLMGAIFAVWVDAASRWLMAPRELPLGVMTAAIGGLFFVVVLKRQRNL; from the coding sequence ATGACCTCCTCAGCGACGGGGGCCGGAGCGGCCGTTTCACGGGCGGATCCGCTGATACCGCTCGCTGTCGTGCTCGGCGTGGCAGTCGTCATGTCGACCGTGCTGACCGTGGGTATCGGGGCAGTCCACGTGCCGCCGGGCACAGCCCTGGCGATCGTCCGGGAGGCGCTCTCACCGACCGGGGAGGTCGCCAACTGGACGCGCGGGCAGCAGCACATCATTCTGGACCTGCGCATTCCGCGAGCACTCCTCGGCGCGATGGTCGGCGCCGGGCTCGGAATCGTCGGAGCGGTGTTGCAGAGCATCACCCGCAATCCGCTTGCCGACCCCTATCTCTTCGGTGTCTCGTCCGGCGCGGCTGTCGGCGCTGTGGCGGTCATCCTCTACACTGGCGCCTTCCTTGGCGCTCTGACTTTGCCGCTCGCTGCCTTTGCAGGCGCGTTGGTGTCGATGGCGGCGGTCTTCGTGCTGGCGCGCGAGAACGGTGGCTTCGGGACCGAACGGCTGGTGCTCACCGGCGTCGCCGTGCATTTCGTGCTGATGGCGGCGACCAATGTGCTCATCTTCAACGCCAGTGATCGCGGCGCCGAAGGCGCAATCTTCTGGATGATGGGCAGTTTCGGCAATGCGCGCTGGAATATTCTGGCCGGCCCGCTTGTCGCGCTCATTCTCGGGGCAGCCTGGGTGATGCACCGGGCTCGCGATCTCGACGCCCTCTCGCTCGGGGATGAAGGCGCCCACACGCTCGGTGTCAGCGTGAGGAACCTGCGGCTCGAAATGTTCGCGGCCACCGCCCTGATGACCGGTGTGTTCGTCGCGGCCTCCGGCGCGGTTGGCTTCATCGGCCTGATCATTCCTCATTGCGCGCGCTGGGTGGTTGGCGCCCGCATGCGGCGAACCGTGCCCATCGCGGGGCTGATGGGGGCCATTTTTGCCGTCTGGGTCGACGCGGCGTCACGCTGGCTCATGGCCCCGCGGGAACTGCCGCTCGGTGTGATGACGGCGGCCATTGGTGGCTTGTTCTTCGTGGTGGTGCTCAAGCGCCAGCGCAACCTGTGA
- a CDS encoding Iron complex transport system substrate-binding protein, which yields MTVSTMFSTRVLWPAIARVLIGLVAASGFLGAAGSKALAFPVEVQSCFDKVTFDAPPKRPVVNDFNMVQTVLDMGLINRFVGVAGIGGVAKGVDDPEGVLARVPQFSERYPTTEAILGQDADFYFAGWQYGFSEASGVTPKKLEELGVKTYVLYESCIRIGPRPPISMETMYADVLALGRIFDVTPKAEAMVTDFRKRVAAVTDRTAQAKRRPRIMYCGDCNSDTPPRSIGAEGMPRHLFNLAGGENIFDDIKDSYVPVSWDAVIERDPEWIVISNPRIPPEQSIAYLTSAPALRNVSAVKNRNFFIMSYQERSPSTRNVQALERLARSVHPDLFKD from the coding sequence ATGACGGTTTCCACGATGTTTTCGACGCGCGTGCTGTGGCCTGCGATTGCCCGCGTCCTCATTGGCCTTGTTGCCGCCTCGGGCTTTCTCGGCGCCGCAGGTTCGAAGGCCCTCGCTTTCCCGGTCGAGGTACAGTCCTGCTTCGACAAAGTGACCTTCGATGCGCCGCCGAAGCGGCCCGTGGTCAATGATTTCAACATGGTCCAGACCGTTCTCGACATGGGGCTGATCAACCGGTTCGTGGGCGTCGCCGGCATCGGCGGCGTCGCGAAGGGTGTTGACGATCCCGAGGGTGTGCTTGCGCGCGTGCCGCAGTTTTCTGAGCGCTATCCGACCACGGAAGCCATTCTCGGCCAGGATGCCGACTTTTACTTTGCAGGCTGGCAATATGGCTTCAGCGAGGCGTCCGGCGTGACGCCGAAGAAGCTCGAGGAACTCGGCGTCAAGACTTACGTCCTTTACGAAAGCTGCATCCGCATCGGGCCGCGCCCGCCGATCTCGATGGAGACGATGTATGCGGACGTCCTTGCTCTTGGCCGAATCTTTGATGTCACGCCCAAGGCGGAGGCCATGGTCACGGACTTCCGCAAGCGCGTCGCGGCGGTCACGGACCGCACCGCGCAGGCCAAGCGGCGTCCCCGCATCATGTATTGCGGAGACTGCAACAGTGACACGCCGCCCCGCTCGATCGGTGCGGAAGGGATGCCGCGTCACCTGTTCAACCTGGCAGGCGGTGAGAATATCTTCGACGATATCAAGGATTCCTATGTCCCTGTGAGTTGGGATGCAGTCATCGAACGTGATCCGGAATGGATCGTCATTTCCAACCCGCGTATTCCCCCGGAGCAGAGCATCGCCTATCTGACCTCGGCTCCGGCCTTGCGTAATGTATCGGCGGTCAAGAATCGCAATTTCTTCATCATGAGCTATCAGGAGCGGTCGCCATCGACGCGTAACGTCCAGGCGCTGGAGCGGCTCGCGCGATCTGTCCATCCCGATCTCTTCAAGGACTGA
- the yoaE gene encoding putative inner membrane protein YoaE (Evidence 3 : Putative function from multiple computational evidences), whose protein sequence is MEFLADPNIWIGLVTLIVLEVVLGIDNLVFIAILADKLPPSQRNKARIIGLSLALVMRIGLLFSISWIVTLTQPIFSVAGFSFSGRDLILIIGGIFLLAKGTMELHERLEGAHKPKEGKIVHAVFWQVIVQIVVLDAVFSLDSVITAVGMVDKLWVMVVAVCVAMAVMMAASKPLMAFVSRHPTVVILCLGFLLMIGFSLVVEGFGLHIPKGYLYAAIGFSVLIEAANQIGRHNREKLITTGDLRERTSEAVLRMLGGRVGQAPMGETIDVIAEQATQSALFRPEEKEMIRGVLDLGERPVSSIMSPRNEVEWLDLNESPEQLQASIRRLTHGRVILARDKVDDFVGVAITKELLNILIEGKPVDWGRVTRQPIIVHETTDVLKVMEQLRRSPVQLAMIVDEYGSFEGIATPTDILEAIAGEFPDMDEEAAAVDRQEDGSWLVDGFIDVRQLSGTIGHDLVDDSHRYSTLGGYILTHLGHLATVGESLELEGLRFDIVSLDKRSIGKVRISVVDTTSG, encoded by the coding sequence ATGGAATTTCTTGCAGATCCTAATATCTGGATCGGCCTCGTCACGCTTATCGTTCTGGAAGTCGTTCTCGGTATCGACAACCTCGTCTTCATTGCGATTCTGGCCGACAAGCTTCCTCCCAGCCAGCGCAACAAAGCGCGCATCATCGGTCTGTCGCTCGCGCTCGTTATGCGCATCGGTCTTCTGTTCTCGATCTCCTGGATCGTGACGTTGACGCAGCCGATCTTCAGTGTCGCCGGCTTCTCCTTCTCGGGCCGCGATCTCATTTTGATCATCGGCGGCATATTTCTCCTCGCAAAGGGGACGATGGAACTCCACGAGCGGCTCGAAGGGGCGCACAAGCCCAAGGAAGGCAAGATCGTCCATGCGGTCTTCTGGCAGGTGATTGTCCAGATCGTCGTACTCGACGCGGTCTTCTCACTCGATAGCGTCATCACTGCCGTCGGCATGGTCGACAAGCTCTGGGTGATGGTTGTGGCGGTGTGCGTCGCCATGGCCGTAATGATGGCCGCCTCGAAGCCGCTGATGGCCTTTGTGTCGAGGCATCCGACCGTCGTCATCCTCTGTCTGGGCTTTCTGCTGATGATCGGCTTCAGCCTGGTGGTCGAGGGCTTCGGCCTCCATATCCCCAAGGGATACCTCTATGCCGCGATCGGCTTCTCCGTTCTGATCGAGGCCGCTAATCAGATTGGGCGGCACAACAGGGAAAAGCTGATCACCACGGGGGATCTCCGCGAACGGACATCGGAAGCCGTGCTGCGTATGCTCGGCGGCCGGGTCGGCCAGGCACCGATGGGAGAGACGATCGACGTCATCGCGGAACAGGCCACACAAAGTGCCCTGTTCAGGCCCGAAGAAAAGGAAATGATCCGCGGCGTCCTTGATCTGGGAGAGCGCCCCGTCAGTTCCATCATGTCACCGCGCAATGAGGTCGAGTGGCTGGATCTCAATGAAAGCCCCGAACAACTGCAGGCCTCGATCCGGAGGCTGACGCACGGGCGCGTGATTCTGGCGCGCGACAAGGTTGACGATTTCGTGGGCGTCGCGATCACGAAGGAGCTATTGAATATCCTGATCGAGGGCAAGCCGGTCGATTGGGGACGGGTGACACGTCAGCCGATCATCGTTCACGAAACGACCGATGTGCTCAAGGTCATGGAGCAGCTGCGTCGCTCGCCCGTGCAGCTCGCGATGATCGTGGACGAATACGGCTCCTTCGAAGGGATTGCCACGCCAACGGATATCCTTGAGGCGATCGCCGGCGAGTTTCCCGATATGGATGAGGAAGCAGCAGCAGTCGATCGCCAGGAGGATGGTTCCTGGCTGGTCGATGGCTTCATCGACGTGCGTCAGCTCAGCGGCACGATCGGACATGATCTGGTCGACGATTCGCACCGCTATTCCACACTCGGCGGCTATATTCTGACCCATCTGGGTCATCTGGCGACGGTTGGCGAAAGTCTGGAGCTGGAAGGGCTTCGGTTTGACATCGTCTCGCTCGACAAGCGCAGCATCGGCAAGGTCCGGATCAGCGTAGTCGACACCACGAGCGGCTGA
- a CDS encoding hypothetical protein (Evidence 5 : Unknown function): MGLRNWHVKGTVSVDDRPRHAGDISADRMVVFFPIPRRCANHQNDIISAPREMI, translated from the coding sequence ATGGGGCTGCGCAATTGGCACGTCAAGGGCACCGTATCCGTCGACGATCGGCCTCGACACGCGGGCGACATCAGCGCCGATCGGATGGTGGTGTTCTTTCCTATCCCGAGGCGGTGTGCTAACCATCAAAATGATATTATCAGTGCGCCTCGCGAGATGATCTGA
- a CDS encoding (2Fe-2S) ferredoxin, with translation MSAPMSTPMSMPMSTRVSSPSHRIAAVLLARSAIAAAPHAELAEHVARLRQTRLAGGVEDISYAFTEQGTPSLREEICRLREAGYGELWLMPLFLPAEPSLRAWLLRVIQRWADEEPAGWPLIRVGPLPGDLPSFGAWLEEGLIAAGAAPPVPPRVKKVAEGSVVPAYARRILLCQGGPCNNAGSAALWGHLRNAQARLDLRNVAGGTMSAKTTCLGPCNLAPVMQVYPEGSYYCGVNEVMLDRIIEEHILGGEPVGDLVYEPSRQKQYLR, from the coding sequence ATGAGTGCGCCCATGAGTACGCCCATGAGTATGCCCATGAGTACGCGCGTGAGTTCTCCGTCACATCGCATCGCGGCCGTTCTTCTCGCCCGCTCGGCGATCGCCGCGGCGCCGCATGCGGAGCTGGCGGAGCATGTCGCCCGCCTGCGGCAGACGCGGCTGGCAGGCGGCGTCGAAGACATTTCCTATGCCTTCACGGAACAGGGAACGCCCTCCTTGCGGGAGGAAATTTGCCGGTTACGGGAAGCCGGCTATGGCGAGCTCTGGTTGATGCCCTTGTTCCTGCCCGCTGAACCCAGCCTGAGGGCTTGGCTGCTGCGCGTTATCCAGCGCTGGGCGGACGAGGAGCCGGCCGGTTGGCCGTTGATCCGCGTCGGGCCATTGCCCGGCGATCTGCCATCCTTCGGCGCGTGGCTCGAGGAGGGACTGATCGCGGCGGGTGCCGCACCGCCTGTTCCGCCGCGTGTCAAGAAGGTTGCGGAAGGCTCGGTGGTGCCGGCATATGCCCGCCGCATTCTCCTATGCCAAGGCGGTCCCTGCAACAATGCGGGTAGCGCGGCTCTGTGGGGGCATCTGCGCAACGCTCAGGCAAGGCTCGATCTGCGCAATGTTGCCGGCGGAACCATGAGCGCCAAGACAACCTGCCTCGGCCCCTGCAATCTGGCGCCGGTCATGCAGGTCTACCCTGAGGGAAGCTATTATTGTGGCGTCAACGAAGTCATGCTCGATCGTATCATCGAGGAGCATATTCTGGGCGGTGAACCGGTCGGCGACCTGGTTTATGAGCCGTCGCGGCAGAAACAGTATCTCCGTTAG
- the ntaA gene encoding Nitrilotriacetate monooxygenase component A: MSHSRRLHLGAFMRPVSIHTGAWRYPGAYPDANFNLRHLTAFAQKLECAKFDAFFMAEHLAVLNMPLEALKRSHTVTSFEPFTLLSALAMVTERIGLVATASTTFDAPFHIARRFASLDHISGGRAGWNIVTTANPDAAPNFGLEEHIAHDERYVRAREFYQVVTGLWDSFADDAFIRDVEHGVYLDPDKLHVLDHKGPYLSVRGPLNIARPVQGWPVIVQAGASEAGRQIAAETAEVVFAAASTLAEGQRFYADVKGRMEKAGRNRDHLKILPGAFVVVGDTVAEAQAKRAHLDSLVDYESAIASLSIAIGQDASRFDPDAPLPDIPETNASKSGRERAIVLAKRDNLTVRQLAQRMGGYAGLAFVGTAATIADAMEEWLVSEASDGFNVMFPYLPGGLDDFVDKVVPELQRRALFRTDYEGTTLREHLGLPRPENRFFT; the protein is encoded by the coding sequence ATGTCGCATTCTCGCCGCCTTCATCTTGGTGCCTTCATGCGGCCGGTCAGTATTCACACCGGTGCCTGGCGTTACCCCGGTGCGTATCCCGATGCCAACTTCAACCTCCGGCATCTCACGGCTTTTGCCCAGAAGCTGGAGTGCGCGAAGTTCGATGCCTTCTTCATGGCAGAGCATCTGGCTGTTCTGAACATGCCTCTGGAGGCACTGAAACGCAGTCACACGGTGACCTCCTTCGAGCCGTTCACCTTGCTCTCCGCGCTCGCAATGGTGACGGAGCGGATTGGCCTGGTCGCCACCGCATCCACCACGTTCGACGCTCCATTTCATATCGCGAGGCGCTTTGCGTCGCTCGATCATATCAGTGGCGGAAGAGCCGGCTGGAACATCGTGACGACGGCCAATCCCGATGCAGCCCCGAATTTTGGGCTGGAAGAGCACATCGCGCATGACGAGCGCTATGTCAGGGCGCGCGAATTCTATCAAGTCGTCACAGGGCTTTGGGACAGCTTTGCCGATGATGCTTTCATCCGGGATGTGGAGCACGGCGTTTATCTCGATCCTGACAAGCTCCATGTCCTTGATCACAAGGGACCATATCTGTCGGTTCGCGGACCCTTGAACATCGCCCGTCCGGTCCAGGGCTGGCCGGTGATCGTCCAGGCCGGAGCTTCGGAGGCCGGGCGCCAGATCGCGGCCGAAACGGCAGAGGTCGTTTTTGCCGCTGCCTCCACGCTGGCCGAAGGGCAACGTTTCTACGCCGATGTGAAGGGCAGGATGGAAAAGGCCGGCCGCAATCGCGACCATCTCAAGATCCTGCCGGGAGCCTTTGTGGTTGTGGGCGATACGGTCGCCGAGGCGCAAGCCAAGCGGGCGCATCTTGACAGCCTGGTGGACTATGAGAGTGCGATCGCGTCGCTGTCGATCGCTATCGGTCAGGATGCGTCCCGTTTCGATCCCGACGCGCCTTTACCGGATATCCCGGAGACAAACGCGAGCAAGAGCGGACGCGAGAGAGCCATCGTACTGGCAAAACGCGATAATCTGACGGTCCGCCAACTCGCCCAACGTATGGGCGGCTACGCTGGCCTTGCCTTCGTGGGCACGGCGGCCACCATCGCCGATGCGATGGAAGAATGGCTTGTGTCGGAAGCCAGCGACGGTTTCAACGTGATGTTCCCCTATCTGCCTGGGGGCCTTGACGACTTTGTCGACAAGGTCGTCCCGGAACTGCAGAGGCGCGCGCTGTTCCGCACGGACTACGAGGGGACAACGCTCCGCGAGCATCTCGGCCTGCCGCGGCCCGAGAACCGCTTCTTCACATGA
- a CDS encoding Nitroreductase — protein sequence MARWTIGVRIMSAGKPETADIPTARRSDVSAGDTRERLLSARYGQAWPEPALPWNDVIGTMLAHRSIRAYLPKALPDGTLEALVAAAQSASTSSNLQTWSVVSVEDPARKARLAALAANQNAMCEAPLLLVWLADLSRLQRLGDERGHAVDGLSYLEMVFVAIVDAALAAQNALVAAESLGLGGVYIGAMRNKPIEVAAELGLPPQVFAVFGLCIGYPDPAQASGVKPRLDPSVVLHREQYGVAPARDYVADYDEALQAFQREQAIAQVPWSERVLQRVGSAGSLSGRDRMRAALDALGFGLT from the coding sequence ATGGCGCGTTGGACCATCGGCGTCCGCATCATGAGCGCAGGCAAGCCTGAAACCGCTGACATTCCCACGGCCCGTCGCTCCGACGTGTCTGCGGGCGATACGCGTGAACGCCTGTTGAGCGCGCGATATGGCCAAGCTTGGCCAGAGCCAGCGCTCCCCTGGAACGACGTGATCGGCACCATGCTCGCCCATCGCTCCATACGGGCGTACCTGCCGAAAGCGTTGCCGGATGGCACCCTCGAAGCTCTGGTCGCCGCCGCTCAATCGGCATCGACCTCGTCGAACCTGCAGACTTGGAGCGTCGTTTCGGTCGAGGATCCCGCGCGCAAGGCTCGCTTGGCCGCCCTCGCCGCTAACCAGAATGCGATGTGCGAGGCGCCGCTCCTTCTTGTCTGGCTCGCCGACCTCAGCCGTCTGCAGCGGCTTGGAGACGAGCGCGGGCATGCTGTCGATGGCCTCTCCTATCTTGAAATGGTGTTCGTCGCCATCGTCGATGCCGCGCTCGCGGCGCAGAACGCTTTGGTGGCGGCCGAAAGCCTCGGCCTCGGCGGCGTCTATATCGGCGCGATGCGCAACAAACCGATCGAAGTGGCTGCTGAGCTTGGGCTGCCGCCACAAGTCTTCGCGGTCTTCGGGCTCTGCATCGGCTATCCCGACCCCGCTCAGGCATCCGGTGTCAAGCCACGACTGGATCCGAGCGTGGTCTTGCACCGCGAGCAATATGGCGTTGCTCCCGCCCGCGACTATGTGGCGGACTATGACGAGGCCCTGCAGGCTTTTCAGCGGGAACAGGCAATAGCGCAGGTTCCCTGGTCCGAACGCGTTCTCCAGCGTGTCGGCAGCGCCGGATCGCTGTCAGGCCGTGACCGTATGCGCGCCGCCCTCGACGCGCTCGGCTTTGGTCTGACGTGA